The following coding sequences lie in one Alloacidobacterium dinghuense genomic window:
- the ybaK gene encoding Cys-tRNA(Pro) deacylase produces MKTNAARYLDSLGIQYELREYELDSEDFSAILVAEKIGLPPEQVFKTLLCVTSDKEHAFAVVPGNAELDFKKLANAAGTRKAEMVSLKEIQPLTGYIRGGVTVFGAKKNFPVYADETLELFDVISVSAGTRGTQIIVSPVDYIRASHATLADLTKEHAS; encoded by the coding sequence ATGAAGACCAACGCCGCCCGCTATCTCGACTCTCTCGGTATTCAATATGAGCTGCGTGAATACGAACTCGATAGCGAAGACTTCTCCGCTATTCTTGTCGCGGAAAAGATTGGGCTTCCGCCAGAGCAGGTTTTCAAGACGCTGCTCTGTGTTACCAGCGACAAGGAGCACGCCTTTGCCGTGGTTCCCGGCAATGCCGAGCTCGACTTCAAGAAGCTCGCGAATGCTGCGGGAACCCGTAAGGCCGAAATGGTTTCTCTCAAAGAGATTCAGCCGCTCACGGGCTACATTCGTGGTGGTGTCACCGTCTTTGGCGCTAAGAAGAACTTCCCTGTCTACGCCGACGAGACGCTTGAGCTTTTCGATGTGATCTCCGTCTCGGCGGGAACGCGCGGCACCCAGATCATTGTCTCGCCCGTCGACTACATCCGCGCATCCCACGCTACGCTGGCTGATCTCACAAAGGAGCACGCTTCGTGA
- the ccmA gene encoding heme ABC exporter ATP-binding protein CcmA, giving the protein MSITAQLETVSKLYGTFAALRKVSLTLEAGRCYVLLGENGAGKSTLLRILAGLLRPTYGTVKVLGTASHDARDRIGYMSHAPMLYDEYTAVENLRYFGDLYRAKVCLVPEEALRSVGLDPALTRPVGQYSQGMRQRAALARVLLSKPDLLLLDEPFSNMDIGSAHQMLDLLAGIKAEQRTIVLTTHQRELAEPLADSLITLVAGSLSAVVEKPQRSAIHA; this is encoded by the coding sequence ATGTCGATCACCGCACAACTGGAGACCGTCTCGAAGCTCTACGGCACATTTGCCGCGCTGCGCAAGGTTTCGCTCACCCTCGAAGCGGGTCGCTGCTACGTGCTTCTTGGAGAAAACGGCGCCGGTAAGTCTACCTTGTTACGCATTCTCGCCGGATTACTGCGGCCTACATATGGAACGGTCAAAGTGCTGGGAACCGCTTCACATGACGCGCGCGATCGCATTGGCTATATGAGCCACGCTCCGATGCTCTACGACGAATACACGGCTGTGGAGAACCTTCGCTACTTTGGCGATCTTTATCGTGCAAAGGTATGCCTGGTGCCGGAAGAGGCTTTGCGCTCCGTTGGCCTCGATCCGGCGCTTACTCGTCCGGTGGGGCAGTATTCACAAGGGATGCGTCAGCGGGCAGCGCTGGCTCGTGTTCTGCTTTCGAAGCCGGATCTGCTACTGCTCGATGAGCCTTTTTCCAACATGGACATCGGCAGCGCGCACCAGATGCTCGATCTGCTGGCCGGAATCAAGGCCGAGCAGCGGACGATTGTGCTGACGACGCATCAGCGCGAGCTAGCCGAGCCGCTTGCGGATTCGCTGATTACGTTGGTTGCGGGCAGCTTGAGCGCGGTCGTTGAGAAACCACAGAGAAGCGCGATCCACGCATGA
- a CDS encoding cytochrome c maturation protein CcmE: MKSTNQGTRIGIAIVVILGAIIYLAVSGVQANKSYYVTIQELQGMGNKAYTRHLRVAGNVQPGSIQHKGSDADFVLVENTRTLRVSYKGDEPPPDTFKDNSQALAIGTFGRDGVFHATQLQAKCASKYAPPPPGQAPAATPASTASVVPPR, encoded by the coding sequence ATGAAGAGCACCAATCAGGGCACGCGCATCGGCATCGCTATCGTAGTCATTCTTGGCGCCATCATCTACCTTGCAGTGAGCGGCGTTCAGGCCAACAAGAGCTACTACGTCACGATTCAGGAACTGCAAGGGATGGGTAACAAGGCTTATACGCGCCATTTGCGCGTTGCTGGAAATGTGCAGCCCGGCTCCATCCAGCACAAGGGCTCCGACGCCGATTTCGTGCTCGTTGAAAACACCCGCACGCTTCGCGTTTCCTACAAGGGCGATGAGCCGCCGCCGGATACCTTCAAAGACAATTCGCAGGCTCTTGCCATCGGCACCTTTGGACGTGATGGGGTATTCCACGCGACGCAGTTGCAGGCCAAGTGTGCCTCGAAGTATGCTCCGCCCCCGCCAGGTCAGGCTCCGGCGGCCACACCCGCAAGCACGGCATCGGTCGTTCCACCTCGGTGA
- the thiC gene encoding phosphomethylpyrimidine synthase ThiC, which yields MSGNGNGTQTNSDVQSAQEILQPRAEWIANRKAEVERTGDTNVSQMHFARQGRITEEMEYVAKRENVSDELIRDEIAAGRLIIPANINHPELEPMAIGVASRCKVNANIGNSAVTSNVDEELRKLHMAVQFGADTVMDLSTGGNIPQIREAILRHSPVPIGTVPIYEALQRVKRLEDLNIDLYLEVIEEQAQQGVDYFTIHAGVLIQYVPMVAKRITGIVSRGGAILAQWMTHHHKQNFLYEHFDRIVKIMAKYDVSFSLGDGLRPGCVADASDEAQFAELKTLGELTAKAWESELQVMIEGPGHVPLDKIKEQVDKEVEYCFGAPFYTLGPLVTDIAPGYDHITSAIGAAMIGWHGASMLCYVTPKEHLGLPNEKDVKDGMIAYKIAAHAADIARRRPGARDRDDAISYARYTFDWEKQFALSLDPETARSMHDETLPDDYYKEAAFCSMCGPKFCSMNWSSKVDEFNKTVHGLEKADLSNLVTLQAQQLAGKN from the coding sequence ATGAGCGGCAACGGTAACGGCACTCAAACCAACTCTGATGTGCAGTCGGCACAGGAAATTTTGCAACCTCGTGCGGAATGGATCGCGAACCGCAAGGCTGAAGTCGAGCGCACCGGCGATACGAATGTCTCGCAGATGCATTTTGCGCGACAGGGCCGCATAACCGAAGAAATGGAATATGTGGCGAAGCGTGAGAATGTTTCGGATGAGCTCATCCGCGACGAAATCGCCGCCGGCCGCCTTATCATCCCAGCCAACATCAATCATCCTGAGCTGGAGCCGATGGCAATCGGTGTTGCCTCAAGATGCAAGGTCAACGCAAATATCGGAAACTCGGCTGTGACCTCGAACGTTGACGAAGAGCTGCGCAAGCTGCACATGGCGGTGCAGTTTGGCGCGGACACGGTGATGGACCTCTCGACCGGAGGCAATATTCCGCAGATTCGCGAAGCCATCCTGCGGCACTCGCCTGTGCCCATCGGAACCGTGCCGATCTACGAGGCACTGCAGCGCGTCAAGAGGCTCGAAGACCTCAACATTGATCTTTATCTCGAAGTCATTGAGGAGCAGGCGCAGCAGGGTGTAGACTACTTCACCATCCATGCTGGCGTGCTCATCCAGTATGTCCCCATGGTGGCCAAGCGCATCACCGGAATCGTGAGCCGTGGTGGTGCAATTCTGGCGCAATGGATGACGCATCACCATAAGCAAAATTTTCTCTACGAACACTTCGACCGCATCGTGAAGATAATGGCGAAGTATGACGTCAGCTTCTCGCTCGGCGACGGCCTGCGTCCCGGCTGCGTAGCCGATGCCTCCGACGAAGCGCAGTTCGCGGAGTTGAAAACACTGGGCGAGCTGACCGCCAAAGCCTGGGAGAGCGAGTTGCAGGTGATGATCGAAGGCCCTGGCCACGTGCCGCTCGACAAGATCAAGGAGCAGGTCGACAAGGAAGTGGAATACTGCTTCGGCGCGCCTTTCTACACGCTGGGGCCGCTCGTGACCGACATCGCTCCGGGCTACGACCACATCACTTCGGCCATCGGCGCGGCGATGATCGGCTGGCACGGCGCATCCATGCTCTGCTACGTGACGCCGAAGGAGCACCTCGGCCTGCCTAACGAAAAAGATGTGAAGGACGGCATGATTGCCTACAAGATCGCCGCCCACGCTGCCGACATTGCGCGTCGCCGTCCAGGCGCGCGTGATCGCGACGACGCCATCAGCTACGCGCGCTACACCTTCGACTGGGAAAAGCAATTCGCCCTCTCGCTCGACCCAGAAACTGCGCGTTCGATGCACGACGAGACGTTGCCGGACGACTACTACAAGGAAGCAGCTTTCTGCTCCATGTGCGGCCCGAAATTCTGCTCGATGAACTGGTCCAGCAAAGTCGATGAGTTCAACAAAACCGTACACGGACTGGAGAAAGCCGATTTGAGCAATCTCGTAACGCTGCAGGCGCAGCAGCTGGCAGGGAAGAATTAG